Proteins encoded within one genomic window of Haladaptatus sp. QDMS2:
- a CDS encoding PQQ-like beta-propeller repeat protein, whose amino-acid sequence MTQHSRRDVLKAAGVATGIGLSGYGLSTLDDGTVRAAETEATPYWPMARQNAQGTSHNVEAVSPVNEFETAWAWEADQHGLQSTPVVSEDTVYVVEHEFDMENGRITLRALDEEDGSERWSVTTEGYTQSPAVAGDLVYLQTQLETQALNVEDGAVVWKREDIGNRRVSPTIVGDTLYVNNSGTIVALDRKTGETEQKFELGTEKSVRSDPVVANGTLYAGTYNTLYAVDIETGSTQWSVETTNEIETIAVSNETVYYTDSRLVAVDTSGTQRWTNTDVGGEFAVGGEHIFAMGSDSTNEAALVAIDRESGEEVWSFDTLNEIHATPSVANGAVYVTGMIDSIRRYQDHLHLFVLDAQTGIQHSHVERGDNEWFAEQALPVDGRVYFGAFTISGSEKENFLWALDGPVAENNHAIEIDSTPDLDSTDFDEGDSVALDASGSVDPNGEIVEFEWDTTGDGNYDETGPQIQMDLSFCGVQDVTVKTTDDEGDTTTKTIQVDTT is encoded by the coding sequence ATGACGCAACACAGTCGCCGCGATGTCCTGAAAGCAGCAGGCGTCGCAACAGGAATTGGGCTCTCCGGGTACGGCCTTTCGACGCTCGACGACGGAACAGTTCGCGCAGCAGAAACGGAAGCAACTCCCTACTGGCCGATGGCCAGGCAGAACGCTCAGGGGACGAGTCACAATGTCGAGGCCGTGAGTCCGGTCAATGAATTTGAAACGGCGTGGGCGTGGGAAGCAGATCAACACGGCCTACAATCGACTCCAGTCGTCTCCGAAGACACGGTGTACGTCGTCGAACACGAATTCGACATGGAAAACGGACGGATAACACTTCGAGCTCTCGATGAAGAAGATGGCTCTGAGCGATGGTCAGTAACAACGGAGGGCTACACCCAGTCTCCAGCAGTTGCCGGCGACCTTGTCTATCTACAAACGCAATTGGAAACGCAAGCACTCAATGTAGAAGATGGAGCTGTCGTCTGGAAACGAGAAGACATTGGTAATAGACGAGTATCTCCGACGATCGTCGGTGACACCCTGTACGTGAATAATTCAGGAACCATCGTGGCCCTTGACCGAAAAACCGGAGAAACCGAGCAGAAATTTGAGTTGGGTACAGAAAAGTCGGTCAGGAGCGACCCCGTCGTTGCGAACGGAACGCTGTACGCCGGGACGTACAACACCCTCTATGCAGTCGATATCGAAACAGGAAGTACACAGTGGTCCGTCGAAACGACGAACGAGATTGAAACCATTGCCGTCTCTAATGAGACGGTTTACTACACAGATAGTAGACTCGTAGCGGTCGATACATCGGGTACTCAACGATGGACAAACACGGATGTTGGTGGAGAGTTTGCCGTTGGTGGTGAGCACATTTTCGCCATGGGAAGCGACTCAACCAACGAGGCTGCGCTCGTCGCAATCGACAGAGAATCTGGCGAGGAAGTGTGGTCGTTCGATACGCTAAATGAGATTCACGCCACTCCGTCGGTTGCAAACGGAGCAGTGTACGTGACCGGCATGATCGATTCGATTCGAAGATATCAGGACCACCTTCATCTCTTCGTTCTCGATGCCCAGACAGGGATCCAGCACAGTCACGTGGAACGAGGCGACAATGAGTGGTTCGCAGAGCAGGCACTTCCTGTCGATGGACGTGTCTACTTTGGAGCGTTCACCATCTCTGGGAGTGAGAAGGAAAACTTCCTCTGGGCCCTCGACGGCCCAGTCGCCGAGAACAACCACGCCATCGAAATCGACAGCACACCGGACCTCGATTCGACGGACTTCGACGAAGGCGATTCCGTGGCCCTCGACGCCTCCGGGTCCGTAGACCCGAACGGCGAAATCGTCGAGTTCGAGTGGGACACCACCGGCGACGGGAATTACGACGAAACGGGCCCGCAAATCCAGATGGACCTCTCGTTCTGTGGCGTCCAAGACGTGACCGTCAAGACGACGGACGACGAGGGCGATACCACGACCAAGACAATTCAGGTCGACACGACGTAG
- the mutL gene encoding DNA mismatch repair endonuclease MutL, whose product MTDRPEIRHLDATTIERIAAGEVVERPASVVKELVENSIDADASRITVAVEQGGKAGIRISDDGVGMTREAVELAVQKHTTSKIRDSSDLEAGIGTLGFRGEALHVIGAVARLTIRTKPRGGETGTELAYEGGSVEHVKPAGCPEGTTIDVADLFYNTPARKKYLKQESTEFAHVNTVVTQYALANPDIAVTLEHNEREVFSTTGQGSLEATLLSVYGREVAKAMLPVEQVPPGPLADLSGVVSHPETTRSSAEYVSTYVNGRYVTSKPVRDAVVEAYGSQIAPDRYPFAVLFLDVPPETVDVNVHPRKMEVRFGDDAAVREQVKNAVEGALMREGLVRTAAPRGRSAPEQTEIVPETSGQEDTESPGVSHPATRKRTRTRPTPSRPEKRRRARPAAASRPATDESSADEDGNEGGEPETADSSDESTRTAPARRESADPTAETPTDTTSNRKFRDRPTQQTLSGERTTGEREFDRLPALRVLGQLDDTYIVAETAEGMVLVDQHAADERVNYERLREQFLGDVPAQALASPVSLELTAREAELFADYEATLAELGFEATLADDRTVRLTAVPSVVAGAADPALLRDVLSEFVDTERPAETVDAVRDHLLADLACYPSITGNTSLTEGSVVDLLAALDACENPYACPHGRPVVIEISSAEIENRFERDYPGHAGRREE is encoded by the coding sequence ATGACCGACCGCCCCGAAATCCGCCACCTCGACGCCACGACCATCGAGCGAATCGCCGCCGGGGAAGTAGTCGAGCGCCCGGCCTCCGTCGTCAAGGAACTCGTCGAGAACAGCATCGACGCGGACGCCTCGCGCATCACCGTCGCCGTCGAGCAGGGCGGGAAGGCGGGCATCCGCATCAGCGACGACGGGGTCGGGATGACCCGCGAAGCTGTCGAACTGGCCGTCCAGAAGCACACCACGAGCAAGATTCGCGACAGTTCGGATTTGGAGGCGGGCATCGGGACGCTCGGTTTCCGGGGGGAGGCCCTCCACGTCATCGGCGCAGTGGCGCGGCTGACCATCCGCACGAAACCTCGCGGAGGCGAGACGGGCACGGAACTCGCCTACGAAGGTGGGAGCGTCGAACACGTGAAACCTGCCGGGTGTCCCGAAGGGACGACCATCGACGTCGCGGACCTGTTCTACAACACGCCTGCCCGGAAGAAATATCTCAAGCAGGAGTCGACGGAGTTCGCGCATGTGAACACCGTCGTCACGCAATACGCCCTCGCCAACCCGGACATCGCGGTAACCCTCGAACACAACGAACGCGAGGTGTTCTCAACCACCGGACAGGGGTCGCTCGAAGCGACGCTACTCTCGGTGTACGGCCGCGAAGTGGCGAAAGCGATGCTACCTGTCGAGCAGGTTCCACCGGGGCCGCTCGCCGACCTCTCGGGCGTCGTGAGCCACCCCGAAACCACCCGGAGCAGTGCCGAATACGTCTCGACCTACGTGAACGGGCGATACGTCACCTCGAAACCCGTCCGCGACGCCGTCGTCGAAGCCTATGGGTCGCAAATCGCTCCCGACCGCTACCCCTTCGCCGTGCTGTTCCTCGACGTGCCGCCAGAGACCGTAGACGTAAACGTCCATCCGCGGAAGATGGAGGTCCGGTTCGGCGACGACGCGGCGGTTCGCGAGCAAGTGAAAAACGCCGTCGAGGGCGCGCTGATGCGCGAAGGCCTCGTTCGGACGGCGGCCCCGCGAGGCCGGTCTGCCCCCGAACAGACAGAAATCGTCCCCGAGACGAGCGGGCAAGAAGACACCGAATCACCCGGCGTCTCGCATCCGGCGACCCGCAAACGCACCCGGACACGCCCTACGCCGTCTCGCCCCGAGAAACGCCGTCGGGCGCGTCCAGCGGCCGCCTCGCGTCCAGCCACCGACGAGAGCAGCGCGGACGAGGACGGTAACGAGGGAGGCGAACCCGAAACGGCAGACAGCAGCGACGAATCGACGCGGACAGCACCGGCCCGGCGTGAGTCGGCGGACCCGACAGCCGAGACGCCCACCGACACCACCTCGAACCGGAAGTTCCGCGACCGACCGACACAACAGACGCTTTCTGGCGAGCGGACGACGGGCGAGCGCGAGTTCGACCGCCTGCCCGCGCTGCGCGTCCTCGGCCAGCTCGACGACACCTACATCGTCGCGGAGACGGCAGAGGGAATGGTCCTCGTAGACCAGCACGCGGCGGACGAACGGGTGAACTACGAGCGCCTCCGCGAGCAGTTCCTCGGCGACGTGCCCGCACAGGCGCTCGCGTCGCCAGTTTCGCTCGAACTCACCGCACGCGAAGCCGAGTTGTTCGCAGACTACGAAGCGACGCTCGCGGAACTGGGATTCGAAGCGACCCTTGCGGACGACCGGACTGTTCGGCTGACGGCGGTTCCCTCGGTCGTTGCGGGGGCGGCAGACCCGGCGTTGCTCAGGGACGTGCTCTCAGAGTTCGTCGACACAGAACGGCCCGCAGAGACGGTGGACGCCGTGCGCGACCACCTCCTTGCCGACCTCGCGTGCTACCCGTCGATTACGGGGAACACGTCGCTCACGGAGGGGTCGGTGGTTGACCTGCTCGCCGCGCTCGACGCCTGCGAGAACCCCTACGCCTGCCCGCATGGCCGACCGGTCGTCATCGAGATCTCGAGCGCTGAAATCGAGAACCGCTTCGAGCGCGATTACCCCGGCCACGCCGGCCGCCGTGAAGAGTGA
- a CDS encoding sugar kinase produces MADLVTFGEALLRLKPEANDRLETASGFTACVTGPECNVAIAAQRLGTNTSWLSKLPDTPIGHHVARSIRQHGIDTEIVWTDEGRQGVVYVEQATAPRKATRTPDRMGISIGTLTPDELPQEYVENAACFFVSGVTPGISDTLAETTARLLRQAKDAEVKTVFSLDYQQDCWTPEEARETLTEYFSAVDIFIGRERDARTVFDLEGQPAALAHRIATEYDLETVVLSRGEQGAIALDGTTIHEQKPIHTETVDPEGTYDAFCGAFVARHLAGNSFDDAIRYGVATAALARTIPGAAATISLPEVERVLTEQSDANRR; encoded by the coding sequence ATGGCTGACCTGGTTACCTTTGGGGAAGCACTGCTCCGACTCAAACCGGAGGCGAACGACCGACTCGAGACCGCCTCGGGGTTTACCGCCTGTGTTACCGGCCCGGAGTGTAACGTCGCCATCGCGGCCCAGCGACTCGGTACGAACACGTCGTGGCTCTCAAAATTGCCGGACACGCCGATTGGCCACCACGTCGCGCGGTCGATTCGCCAGCACGGCATCGACACGGAAATCGTCTGGACCGACGAGGGCAGGCAGGGAGTCGTCTACGTCGAACAGGCGACCGCGCCGCGAAAGGCGACCCGCACGCCCGACCGAATGGGAATTTCGATTGGCACGCTCACACCGGACGAACTACCCCAGGAGTACGTCGAAAATGCAGCCTGTTTCTTCGTCAGCGGGGTGACGCCGGGAATCTCTGACACGCTCGCCGAGACGACGGCCCGCCTGCTCAGGCAGGCGAAGGACGCGGAGGTGAAGACCGTGTTCAGTCTGGACTACCAGCAGGACTGCTGGACACCCGAGGAGGCCCGCGAGACGCTCACCGAGTACTTCTCCGCGGTAGACATCTTCATCGGACGCGAGCGCGACGCCCGGACGGTGTTCGACCTCGAAGGGCAACCGGCGGCGCTCGCCCACCGAATCGCGACGGAGTACGATCTCGAGACCGTCGTCCTCTCTCGTGGCGAACAGGGTGCAATCGCTCTCGACGGGACGACCATCCACGAGCAGAAGCCAATCCACACGGAGACCGTCGACCCAGAAGGGACCTACGACGCGTTCTGCGGGGCATTCGTGGCTCGCCATCTCGCCGGAAATTCCTTCGACGACGCGATTCGATACGGGGTCGCAACGGCGGCCCTCGCCCGGACGATTCCCGGTGCGGCGGCGACCATCTCTCTGCCGGAGGTCGAACGGGTTCTCACGGAGCAATCGGACGCAAACCGCCGGTAA